In Kordia antarctica, the following proteins share a genomic window:
- a CDS encoding type III polyketide synthase, protein MSVKIISVAKQLPKYNRLTADILPYLDVWLSGQEDRFKRKVFKIFENAAVDRRYSIMDPAEVFSNTSFEEKNDIYVREVVGLAEGALLKSLEKASLKPDDIDYIITVSCTGIMIPSLDAYLINRLKMKQDIVRLPVTEMGCAAGVSGIIYAKNFLKENSNKRAVVIAVEAPTATFQLDDFSMANIVSAAIFGDGAASVILSSYENEEGPEIKGEAMYHFYDSEHMMGFKLTNTGLQMILDVTVPEKIAEHFPSIVHPFLEQNGITIQDINHLIFHPGGKKIVQTVEELFGSLGKNIDDTKEVLKMYGNMSSATVLYVLERFMDKKLPKGDKGLMLSFGPGFSAQRILLEW, encoded by the coding sequence ATGAGTGTAAAAATAATATCGGTAGCAAAACAACTGCCAAAATACAATAGATTAACCGCTGATATTTTGCCCTATTTAGACGTTTGGTTGTCAGGACAAGAAGATCGTTTTAAGCGTAAAGTTTTCAAGATTTTTGAAAATGCAGCGGTTGATAGACGGTATTCCATCATGGATCCAGCAGAAGTTTTTTCAAATACTTCTTTCGAAGAAAAAAATGATATTTACGTTAGAGAAGTAGTTGGCTTGGCAGAAGGAGCTCTTTTAAAATCTTTAGAAAAAGCAAGCTTAAAGCCAGATGATATTGATTATATTATAACAGTAAGTTGTACTGGAATTATGATTCCGTCTTTAGATGCATATTTGATAAATCGCTTAAAAATGAAACAGGATATTGTCCGTTTGCCAGTCACAGAAATGGGTTGTGCAGCAGGTGTTTCGGGGATAATTTATGCGAAAAACTTCTTAAAAGAAAATTCAAACAAAAGAGCAGTTGTAATTGCGGTTGAAGCACCAACAGCTACATTTCAATTAGATGATTTCTCTATGGCAAACATTGTAAGTGCTGCTATTTTTGGAGATGGCGCAGCGAGTGTTATTTTGTCTTCCTATGAAAATGAAGAAGGTCCAGAAATTAAAGGCGAAGCCATGTATCATTTTTACGATTCCGAACATATGATGGGTTTTAAACTGACAAATACTGGTTTGCAAATGATTTTGGATGTAACAGTTCCCGAAAAAATTGCCGAACATTTTCCAAGTATTGTACATCCTTTTTTAGAACAAAACGGAATAACTATTCAAGATATAAATCATCTTATTTTTCATCCTGGAGGGAAAAAAATCGTGCAAACTGTAGAAGAATTATTTGGATCACTAGGAAAAAATATAGATGACACCAAAGAAGTTCTTAAAATGTATGGAAACATGAGCAGTGCTACGGTATTGTATGTTTTAGAACGTTTTATGGACAAAAAATTACCGAAAGGAGACAAAGGGCTCATGCTGAGTTTTGGACCAGGATTTTCGGCACAACGTATTCTATTAGAATGGTAA
- a CDS encoding SDR family oxidoreductase → MVKEFKNKNYWALILGGSSGLGLATAKKLAAHGMNICIIHRNSRSQEIEITAEFDKIKAEGIQFISFNIDAINPEKRQKVINDLPQYLGEKGKIRTLVHSIAKGNLKPMIADNAPTLKNDDFNLTINAMAISLYDWTQAVFEVKLFAEDARIISFTSEGNAKAWKNYAAVSAAKVALEALTRNIALEFASYGIRANCIQAGVTDTASLQMIPGNEKIKKHTLVRNPFKRLTNPEDVANVVYLLSKDEASWINGSIIPVDGGEHIS, encoded by the coding sequence ATGGTAAAAGAATTTAAAAATAAAAACTATTGGGCACTCATTTTAGGAGGCTCTAGCGGATTGGGATTAGCCACAGCAAAAAAACTGGCTGCTCACGGTATGAATATTTGTATAATTCATAGAAATTCAAGATCGCAAGAAATTGAAATTACAGCTGAATTTGATAAAATTAAGGCAGAAGGAATTCAGTTTATATCTTTTAATATAGATGCGATAAATCCTGAAAAAAGACAGAAAGTAATTAACGATTTACCTCAATATTTAGGCGAAAAAGGAAAAATTAGAACCTTGGTACATAGCATTGCAAAAGGGAATTTAAAACCTATGATTGCAGACAATGCGCCGACTTTGAAAAATGACGATTTCAATCTAACCATAAACGCGATGGCGATTAGTTTATACGATTGGACTCAAGCTGTTTTTGAAGTCAAACTATTTGCTGAAGATGCCAGAATCATCAGTTTTACAAGTGAAGGTAATGCCAAAGCATGGAAAAACTATGCCGCGGTTTCTGCTGCAAAAGTAGCCTTAGAAGCACTAACTAGAAATATAGCGTTAGAATTTGCATCGTACGGAATTAGAGCCAATTGCATTCAAGCAGGCGTGACGGACACGGCATCTTTACAAATGATTCCAGGAAATGAAAAAATCAAAAAACATACGTTGGTTCGAAATCCATTTAAGCGGTTAACAAATCCTGAAGATGTTGCGAATGTCGTTTATTTATTGAGTAAAGATGAAGCCAGTTGGATTAATGGAAGTATTATTCCCGTTGATGGCGGTGAGCATATCAGTTAA
- a CDS encoding 3-hydroxyacyl-ACP dehydratase FabZ family protein gives MNSKEIIKLLPYQHPFLFVDELTMISNEGVTGNYTFKPTEYFYKGHFKNNSVTPGVILTECMAQIGVVCLGIYLLNEETSNEKNLQIALTSSQIDFFLPVFPNEKVTVISEKEYFRFNKLKCKVKLFNEKNELVCRGTISGMIKPTANEA, from the coding sequence ATGAACAGTAAAGAAATCATAAAGTTATTACCTTATCAGCATCCTTTTTTGTTTGTTGATGAATTGACTATGATTTCTAACGAAGGTGTCACAGGAAATTACACGTTCAAACCAACCGAATATTTCTATAAAGGACATTTCAAAAACAATTCTGTAACGCCAGGCGTAATACTCACAGAATGTATGGCGCAAATTGGTGTGGTATGTTTGGGAATTTATTTGTTAAACGAAGAAACATCTAACGAAAAGAATCTTCAAATTGCGTTAACGTCAAGTCAAATTGATTTCTTTTTACCTGTGTTTCCCAATGAAAAAGTAACCGTTATTTCAGAAAAAGAATACTTCCGATTCAATAAATTAAAATGTAAAGTAAAGCTATTCAACGAAAAAAATGAATTGGTGTGTAGAGGCACTATTTCAGGAATGATAAAACCAACAGCAAATGAAGCATAG
- a CDS encoding beta-ketoacyl-[acyl-carrier-protein] synthase family protein produces MKHRVVITGMGVVAPNGVGLPEFANAIKKGISGITYHENLKELNFSCCIGGIPKISEEKKLDYFTPLQLRGFNSAGILYGCIAGIDAWKDAGFPFDAESELEYDSGTVFGTGTSGIEKFREAIYKIDNKEVKRLGSTAVIQTMTSGVSAFLGGMLGLGNQVTTNSSACTTGTEAIILGFDRIQAGKAKRMLVGSCSDDGPYIWGGFDAMRVMTYKHNETPEIGSRPMSATASGFVPGSGAGALVLESLESALERKATIYAEVLGGAVNSGGQRDGGTLTAPNEKAVVRCIQEAIENAGISATDIDTINGHLTATSKDSLEIKNWTNALNRKGTDFPYINSLKSMVGHCLTAAGSIESVATVLQLKEQFIFPNINCEDVHPEISSLIAEEKIPKKVLKTKLTIAAKASFGFGDVNGCVIFKTYSI; encoded by the coding sequence ATGAAGCATAGAGTTGTGATCACAGGTATGGGAGTTGTTGCGCCAAATGGCGTGGGATTGCCCGAATTTGCAAACGCCATTAAGAAAGGAATCTCTGGAATAACGTATCACGAAAACTTAAAAGAGTTAAATTTTTCATGCTGTATTGGTGGAATTCCTAAGATTTCAGAAGAAAAAAAGCTGGACTATTTTACACCTTTACAACTCCGCGGTTTCAATAGTGCAGGTATTTTATATGGCTGTATTGCAGGCATTGATGCTTGGAAAGATGCTGGTTTTCCTTTTGATGCAGAAAGTGAATTAGAGTATGACAGCGGAACTGTTTTTGGAACAGGAACTTCTGGAATTGAAAAATTTAGAGAAGCCATTTATAAAATAGATAATAAAGAAGTAAAACGTTTAGGAAGTACAGCAGTCATACAAACTATGACAAGTGGCGTCAGTGCTTTTTTAGGCGGAATGTTAGGTTTAGGGAATCAAGTAACGACCAATTCATCTGCGTGTACGACTGGAACGGAAGCTATTATTTTAGGTTTTGACCGAATCCAAGCTGGCAAAGCAAAACGCATGTTAGTTGGTAGTTGTAGTGACGACGGACCTTATATTTGGGGAGGTTTTGACGCCATGCGCGTTATGACTTATAAACATAATGAAACTCCAGAAATAGGTTCTAGACCTATGAGTGCAACTGCTAGCGGCTTTGTTCCTGGAAGTGGCGCTGGTGCATTAGTTTTAGAATCATTAGAAAGTGCCTTGGAAAGAAAAGCAACGATCTATGCGGAAGTTTTAGGTGGTGCAGTAAACTCTGGCGGACAACGTGATGGAGGAACGCTGACAGCTCCAAACGAAAAAGCCGTCGTACGTTGTATACAAGAAGCTATTGAAAATGCTGGAATCTCCGCAACTGACATTGATACTATTAATGGTCACTTAACAGCCACATCAAAAGATAGTTTGGAAATTAAAAATTGGACCAACGCATTGAATCGAAAAGGAACAGATTTCCCATATATAAATTCATTAAAATCAATGGTTGGACATTGTTTAACTGCTGCTGGAAGTATTGAAAGTGTCGCGACTGTGTTACAATTAAAAGAGCAATTTATTTTCCCAAACATTAATTGTGAAGATGTGCATCCAGAAATTTCAAGTTTAATTGCCGAAGAAAAAATACCTAAAAAAGTACTGAAAACAAAACTTACTATTGCTGCAAAAGCAAGTTTTGGTTTTGGGGATGTAAACGGATGTGTTATATTTAAAACGTATTCAATATAA
- a CDS encoding acyl carrier protein, producing the protein MEKEILIAKLKTIVKPYIQDEEAFNNLSEDTDFINDLKINSANLVDVILDVEDEFDIRIENEDMEKMVSVKAAMEIVNEKTAAK; encoded by the coding sequence ATGGAAAAAGAAATATTAATTGCCAAACTAAAAACGATTGTGAAACCTTACATTCAGGATGAGGAAGCTTTCAATAATTTATCTGAGGATACAGATTTTATCAATGATTTAAAAATTAATTCAGCCAATTTGGTAGATGTTATTTTAGATGTTGAAGATGAATTTGATATTAGAATTGAAAATGAAGATATGGAAAAAATGGTATCTGTAAAAGCTGCGATGGAAATAGTAAATGAGAAAACAGCTGCAAAATGA
- a CDS encoding 4'-phosphopantetheinyl transferase superfamily protein, whose product MIGNDIVDLKVAAIESNWKRPRFLGKVFSEDEQCRILNSENQSQMVWLLWSMKEAAYKIYVQQNGERFFNPKKLSCELVSKSEGLVTFNGNQYITKSEISDDFINTLAYSEARETTITHHFKIEDNSYKIQSHTAKQKLLKSFSELKKVSIKNLEIKKDKNNVPRLFYKGDEQTDSFSIAHHGFYGGYAISF is encoded by the coding sequence ATGATTGGCAACGACATTGTTGATTTAAAAGTTGCTGCCATAGAATCTAATTGGAAAAGACCACGTTTTTTAGGGAAAGTTTTTTCAGAGGATGAACAATGTCGGATCTTAAATTCTGAAAACCAATCGCAAATGGTTTGGTTACTTTGGAGTATGAAAGAAGCTGCATATAAAATTTATGTGCAACAAAATGGAGAGCGATTTTTTAATCCTAAGAAATTAAGTTGTGAATTGGTTTCTAAAAGTGAAGGTTTGGTTACTTTCAATGGAAATCAATACATAACAAAATCTGAAATAAGCGATGATTTTATAAATACCTTGGCATATTCTGAAGCTCGCGAAACAACAATAACTCATCATTTTAAAATAGAAGACAATTCTTATAAAATCCAATCGCACACAGCAAAACAAAAATTGCTAAAATCCTTCTCGGAACTAAAAAAAGTGTCTATTAAAAACTTAGAAATCAAGAAAGATAAAAATAACGTTCCTCGATTATTCTACAAAGGTGATGAACAAACCGATTCATTTTCAATAGCGCATCATGGATTTTATGGTGGATATGCTATTTCTTTTTAA
- a CDS encoding GNAT family N-acetyltransferase, which yields MIQIRKATIDDINLIADIGKTTFLETYLVNTPKTDVESFIEKAFNLNTLAEELRNPTIEYYLLYADKIVIGYAKIILDTTNPNIASQRITKLDRFYVLKEFHGQNVGSKLFKYTIEASKKYQQQGMWLYVWIENKRAINFYTKNNFKKVGVYDFVLSETRSNPNDVLFLEY from the coding sequence ATGATTCAGATTCGCAAAGCCACGATTGATGATATCAACCTCATCGCCGACATTGGAAAAACCACTTTTTTAGAAACTTATCTAGTCAACACACCCAAAACTGATGTGGAATCCTTTATTGAAAAAGCTTTTAATTTGAATACCTTGGCAGAAGAATTACGCAATCCGACTATTGAATATTATCTCTTATATGCTGATAAAATAGTTATTGGTTACGCCAAAATTATCTTAGATACAACCAATCCGAATATTGCTTCACAACGCATCACAAAACTAGATCGCTTCTATGTTTTAAAAGAGTTTCATGGACAAAATGTAGGCTCAAAACTGTTTAAGTATACAATTGAAGCTTCCAAAAAATACCAACAACAAGGAATGTGGCTCTACGTTTGGATTGAAAACAAACGCGCTATTAATTTCTACACAAAAAACAACTTCAAAAAAGTAGGCGTGTACGATTTTGTACTTTCTGAAACACGTTCTAATCCGAATGATGTACTGTTTTTAGAATATTAA
- a CDS encoding phosphatidylserine decarboxylase, protein MKNTTIHSHSEVVQKLKTLLANNTGMEVALLASLNIASISAATTLNKDLYAALNDEFNGNAWPTTLENYYDYLDMYVRLVPDESSDPNYPNAWTSTDTSNGYNQKVYDLICQFYWLVDQKVPNTTISMQSFPDFAAWLVEFVVAWGSFLDTTESLTKESLYSFKHNAMYNYPLYAKNATTWTTFNEFFYREFNNADATTGISPLRPIAAPNDNTTIASPADCTYKADYPIDAEGNVLGPDGEKTKARLKHTHAIGTVKELLDNSKYASDFYGGTFVHYFLGPYDYHRFHTPVSGKILEIKDIQGQVYLNVNMTDGQWHAPDGSGDGYEFNQARGLVIMDAGEKLGKVAILPIGMAQVSGVMMYVDKLQGKEVVKGQEFGKFRFGGSDIIMLFEKPPTDLYMFKRDPGHVPIHFQYGQTAIYLKE, encoded by the coding sequence ATGAAAAACACAACGATTCATAGCCATAGTGAGGTTGTACAAAAACTAAAAACACTTCTCGCTAACAACACAGGCATGGAAGTAGCGTTACTCGCTTCTTTAAATATTGCAAGCATTTCAGCAGCAACAACATTGAATAAAGATTTATATGCCGCTTTGAATGACGAATTTAACGGAAATGCGTGGCCAACAACGCTGGAAAATTATTATGATTATTTAGATATGTATGTACGTTTGGTCCCTGATGAAAGTAGCGATCCAAACTATCCAAATGCTTGGACAAGTACAGATACATCAAATGGTTACAATCAAAAAGTATACGATTTAATATGTCAGTTTTATTGGTTGGTGGATCAAAAAGTACCAAATACAACAATAAGCATGCAAAGCTTTCCAGATTTTGCAGCTTGGTTGGTAGAATTTGTTGTTGCTTGGGGAAGTTTCTTGGACACTACAGAATCATTGACGAAAGAGAGTTTGTATTCGTTTAAGCACAACGCGATGTACAATTATCCGTTGTATGCTAAAAATGCAACGACTTGGACAACATTTAATGAGTTCTTTTACAGAGAATTTAATAATGCAGATGCAACTACAGGAATTTCGCCATTGCGTCCAATTGCAGCACCAAATGACAATACGACGATTGCTTCGCCAGCAGATTGTACTTATAAAGCCGATTATCCAATTGATGCAGAAGGAAATGTGTTAGGTCCAGATGGAGAGAAAACCAAAGCACGATTAAAACATACACACGCAATTGGAACGGTAAAAGAATTATTGGACAATAGTAAATACGCAAGTGATTTTTACGGCGGAACGTTTGTGCATTACTTTTTAGGTCCGTACGATTACCATCGTTTTCATACGCCAGTAAGCGGAAAAATATTAGAGATTAAAGATATTCAAGGTCAAGTATACTTAAATGTGAATATGACTGACGGACAATGGCATGCGCCAGATGGTTCTGGAGACGGTTACGAGTTTAACCAAGCACGTGGTTTAGTCATTATGGACGCAGGAGAAAAGCTTGGAAAAGTAGCGATTCTACCAATCGGAATGGCACAAGTTTCGGGCGTAATGATGTATGTAGACAAGCTTCAAGGAAAAGAAGTTGTAAAAGGGCAGGAGTTTGGGAAATTCAGATTTGGCGGTTCGGATATTATTATGTTATTCGAAAAGCCACCAACAGATTTATATATGTTTAAGAGAGATCCTGGGCATGTTCCAATTCATTTTCAATACGGACAAACGGCTATTTACTTAAAAGAATAG
- a CDS encoding mechanosensitive ion channel family protein, which produces MEKFKELINYTFSLGKDIQISVKALLFLIAIFIITSLFIRIIRRILSRKLNDDESQKFKTVFSFAKYFIFVIVTFVTLDNIGVNITAVFAASAALLIGVGLALQTLFQDIICGIFVLLDKTIHVGDVIEIDGRILKVTDINLRTTKGINLENKVLVIPNHTYLTNTLYNWTQNDRITRENITVGVAYGSDTKLVKRLLLEAAFSTSGILKTPEPTVFFTEFGDSSLNFKLVFTVDDSFQAVHPKSNLHFEIDHLFRINNVTIPFPQRDIHIISKTQ; this is translated from the coding sequence ATGGAAAAATTCAAAGAACTGATTAACTATACCTTTTCTTTAGGAAAGGATATTCAAATTTCCGTAAAGGCATTATTATTTTTAATTGCAATTTTCATAATTACATCACTTTTTATAAGAATAATTAGGCGGATTCTTTCAAGAAAGCTCAATGACGATGAAAGTCAGAAGTTTAAAACAGTTTTTTCGTTTGCTAAATATTTTATTTTTGTCATCGTAACTTTCGTTACTTTAGATAATATTGGTGTGAACATTACAGCCGTATTTGCTGCTTCTGCTGCGCTATTAATTGGTGTTGGATTGGCGCTTCAAACGCTTTTTCAAGATATTATATGTGGTATTTTTGTGTTATTAGATAAAACGATTCATGTTGGTGATGTCATTGAAATTGATGGCAGAATTCTGAAAGTAACAGACATTAATTTGAGAACAACTAAGGGAATTAATTTAGAGAATAAAGTATTAGTAATTCCGAATCACACGTATCTTACAAATACGCTGTATAACTGGACTCAAAATGATAGAATTACACGCGAGAATATTACTGTTGGAGTCGCTTATGGTTCTGACACGAAATTGGTAAAGCGTCTTTTATTGGAAGCTGCTTTTAGTACAAGTGGTATTTTAAAAACTCCGGAACCTACTGTGTTTTTTACTGAGTTTGGCGACAGTTCTTTAAACTTTAAATTAGTTTTTACAGTAGATGATAGTTTTCAAGCGGTGCATCCTAAAAGTAATTTGCATTTTGAAATAGATCATCTTTTCAGAATTAACAACGTAACGATTCCTTTTCCACAAAGAGACATTCATATTATCAGTAAAACTCAGTAA
- a CDS encoding mechanosensitive ion channel family protein — MLSILSNEYLLNTPTQWLIAAAYIAGGIIVAKLVYFIFKLIAKGLTSKTKSKLDDVLIDTLEKPVIFAITVLGFYLGMQQLNMTTEVATFVSNTNVVLIIVCITWFIARFVNALVEEYMEPAIEVSESRSKKQLLPIVTKVISVTIWIIGIIIAFNSIGYNLAGLIAGLGIGGLAFALAAKDYLQNIFGGISVFTDKPFKIDDRIKIDGFDGKVEEIGIRSSRIRTLSGSLVTIPNSMFINNSVENVALEPTRKIMLRLGLTYDTSSDKMQEAMEILKQINADNQEIVTELPVVFFENFADFSLVVLFIYYIRKEADIPLAQNKMNLEILTRFEAAGLDFAFPTHTIYNIKEKSVNK; from the coding sequence ATGTTAAGTATCTTATCAAATGAATATCTTTTGAACACACCAACGCAATGGTTAATAGCCGCCGCATATATAGCTGGAGGAATTATTGTTGCTAAATTGGTGTATTTTATATTTAAGCTAATAGCTAAGGGATTGACTAGTAAAACAAAATCAAAATTAGACGATGTACTAATTGATACACTAGAAAAACCCGTAATTTTTGCCATTACAGTTCTTGGATTTTATCTTGGAATGCAACAATTAAACATGACTACAGAGGTTGCGACTTTTGTATCAAATACAAATGTAGTATTGATTATCGTCTGCATTACTTGGTTTATTGCCCGTTTTGTAAACGCGTTGGTTGAAGAATATATGGAACCAGCTATTGAAGTATCGGAAAGCAGGTCTAAAAAACAATTATTGCCTATTGTAACGAAAGTAATCTCAGTTACAATTTGGATTATTGGAATTATTATAGCGTTCAATTCTATCGGATATAACTTAGCAGGATTAATTGCTGGATTAGGAATTGGCGGATTGGCATTTGCGTTGGCAGCCAAAGATTATCTTCAAAATATTTTTGGAGGTATTTCTGTTTTTACCGATAAACCTTTCAAAATTGATGATCGTATAAAAATAGATGGATTTGATGGAAAAGTAGAAGAAATTGGAATCCGTAGCTCCCGAATTAGAACATTATCAGGTTCGTTAGTAACAATACCAAACTCTATGTTTATTAATAATAGTGTAGAGAATGTAGCGTTAGAACCGACTCGAAAAATAATGTTACGATTGGGTTTGACGTATGATACAAGTTCTGATAAAATGCAGGAAGCAATGGAGATTTTAAAACAAATCAATGCAGATAATCAAGAAATTGTTACGGAACTTCCGGTGGTGTTTTTTGAAAATTTTGCCGACTTCTCGCTTGTAGTGTTATTTATTTATTACATTAGAAAAGAAGCAGATATACCGCTTGCACAAAATAAAATGAATCTTGAAATATTGACACGTTTTGAAGCAGCAGGATTAGATTTTGCTTTTCCAACGCATACAATCTATAATATTAAAGAAAAGAGTGTAAATAAATAG
- the corA gene encoding magnesium/cobalt transporter CorA, with the protein MGRFTRKSKDEIGRAPDELFFRGDKKIKNVRLRVIDFDSDQFEEVSISKTKEAIKYKDKESVTWFNIDGLHNAEAMRNIALSFELDHLVLADVMDTHSRPKVHDYDNCVLVSIKMMQMNEETGLISVENLSIIIMKTVLISFQERDGDVFDPVRERIKNAKRRIRKSGVDYLMYALLDIVIDNYIYIISNLGEKIEAIEGKLLENPSKETLDQINLLKKELNFLRKNINPAQEMILALSKLDSEFINESSLVHFKELVGNINQAVESSDSYREILSDQLNIYHTTISSKLNDVMKFLTVFSVIFIPLTFIAGIYGTNFDVVPELKYKYSYFIMWGVMIVIAIGMLIYFKRKKWL; encoded by the coding sequence ATGGGAAGATTTACAAGAAAAAGTAAAGATGAAATAGGAAGAGCTCCAGATGAATTGTTCTTTAGAGGTGACAAAAAGATAAAGAATGTACGATTACGTGTTATAGATTTTGATTCAGATCAATTTGAAGAAGTTAGCATTTCAAAAACTAAAGAAGCTATAAAGTACAAAGACAAAGAATCTGTAACTTGGTTTAATATTGACGGATTGCATAATGCAGAGGCAATGCGGAATATTGCATTGTCGTTTGAATTGGATCATTTGGTACTTGCCGATGTAATGGATACGCATTCTCGCCCAAAAGTACATGATTATGATAATTGCGTGCTTGTGTCGATAAAAATGATGCAAATGAATGAAGAAACAGGATTGATTTCTGTTGAAAATTTAAGCATTATAATAATGAAAACGGTATTAATCTCTTTTCAAGAACGTGATGGAGATGTTTTTGATCCTGTTCGAGAACGTATTAAAAACGCAAAAAGACGTATTCGTAAATCAGGAGTAGATTACCTGATGTATGCGCTATTGGATATTGTAATTGATAACTACATTTATATTATAAGCAACTTAGGAGAAAAAATTGAGGCAATTGAAGGGAAATTATTAGAAAATCCAAGTAAAGAAACGTTAGACCAAATCAATTTGTTAAAAAAAGAATTGAACTTTTTACGAAAAAATATCAATCCTGCGCAAGAAATGATTTTGGCACTTTCAAAGTTAGATTCTGAATTTATAAATGAATCAAGTTTGGTGCATTTTAAAGAACTCGTTGGGAACATAAATCAAGCAGTAGAATCTTCCGATAGTTACCGAGAAATACTTTCAGACCAATTAAATATTTATCATACGACTATTAGCTCTAAGCTGAATGATGTAATGAAATTCCTTACGGTATTTTCCGTTATTTTTATTCCGTTAACTTTTATTGCTGGTATTTACGGGACTAATTTTGACGTTGTTCCTGAACTAAAATACAAATACAGTTATTTTATAATGTGGGGAGTTATGATTGTTATAGCAATTGGAATGT